TATGTTGCAGCCATTAAAGCTGCCCAACTCGGTGGGAAGGTTGCCCTTGTTGAGAAATCTGAACTCGGTGGAACGTGTTTGAACCGTGGCTGTATCCCAACGAAGACCTACCTTCACAATGCTGAAATCATCGAAAATATCGGTCATGCAGCAAACCGAGGTATCGTCATCGAAAATCCAAACTTCACTGTAGATATGGATAAACTTTTAGAGACAAAATCTAAGGTTGTCAATACTTTGGTTGGTGGCGTTGCGGGTCTTCTTCGCAGCTACGGAGTTACAGTTCATAAGGGTGTTGGTACTATCACTAAAGATAAGAATGTCTTGGTAGATGGTTCTGAATTGCTTGAAACCAAGAAAATCATCCTTGCTGGTGGTTCAAAAGTCAGCAAGATTAACGTCCCTGGTATGGAATCTCCACTTGTGATGACCAGCGATGATATTCTTGAAATGAACGAAGTTCCAGAAAGCCTCGTAATCATCGGTGGTGGGGTTGTCGGTATCGAACTCGGCCAAGCATTCATGACATTTGGTTCAAAAGTAACTGTCATCGAAATGATGGACCGTATCGTTCCAGCTATGGATGCTGAAGTTTCTAAGAACCTTCGTTTGATCCTTGAGCGCAAAGGTATGACCATCTTAACTGACACTAAGCTCCAAGAAATCATCGAGGAAAATGGTCAACTTCGTATCAAGGTTGAAGGAAAAGATGATATCATCGCAAGTAAAGCTCTTCTTTCAATCGGTCGTGTGCCAGACCTTGAAGGTATTGGCGATGTTGAGTTTGAATTGGATCGTGGTCGCATCAAGGTTAACGAATATATGGAAACTTCTGTTCCTGGAATCTACGCACCTGGTGACATCAACGGTACGAAGATGTTGGCGCACGCAGCCTTCCGCATGGGTGAAGTTGCCGCTGAAAATGCCCTCAAAGGAAATCATGCTGTTGCCAAATTGAACTTGACTCCTGCAGCCATCTATACTCTTCCTGAAGTAGCAGCAGTAGGTCTAACTGAAGAACAAGCACGTGAGAAATACGATGTAGCCATCGGTAAATTCAACTTTGCAGCTAACGGCCGTGCTATTGCATCAGATGCTGCTCAAGGTTTCGTAAAAGTTATCGCTGATAAGAAATACGGGGAAATCCTTGGTGTGCACATCATTGGTCCTGCAGCCGCAGAATTGATCAACGAGGCATCAAGTATCATCGAAATGGAAATCACTGTTGAAGAAATGCTGAAGACTATCCACGGACACCCAACCTACTCTGAAGTGATGTACGAAGCGTTTGCGGATGTTCTAGGAATGGCCATCCATTCACCTAAGAAAAAATAAATAAGTTTTTCAACTAAATTTTCTTAAAGTAGTACGGACGGCAGCGACCTCTATTAGAGTTCCATGCCTAAAAATTGAGCCTCTTGTCTCAATTTTTCCGAGAAATGTAACGATAACACGTTACATTTCTTTTTACCACTTTAGAAAATTTGATTGCTATGAACAGAATTTAAAAACTAAATTTTTGGAAATACTATGAAATATATTATCAATCATTCAAACGACACTGCTTTTAATATCGCCTTGGAAGAATACGCCTTTAAACACCTTTTGGATGAGGATCAAATCTTCCTTCTTTGGATTAACAAACCTTCTATCATTGTTGGTCGTCACCAGAATACTATCGAAGAAATCAACCGTGATTATGTTCGCGAAAATGGTATTGAGGTAGTCCGCCGTATCAGTGGTGGTGGAGCTGTTTATCACGATTTAAACAACCTCAACTACACCATCATTTCAAAAGAAGATGAAAACAAGGCCTTTGACTTCAAGAGCTTCTCAACTCCAGTTATCAATACCTTGGCTCAACTCGGTGTTAAAGCTGAATTTACAGGGCGTAATGACCTTGAGATTGATGGCAAAAAATTCTGTGGTAATGCCCAAGCTTATATCAATGGACGTATTATGCACCATGGTTGCTTGCTCTTTAACGTTGATTTATCAGTCCTTGCTAACGCCCTCAAGGTTTCAAAAGACAAATTTGAATCAAAAGGTGTGAAATCCGTTCGTGCCCGTGTAACCAATATTGTCAATGAATTACCAGAAAAAATTACAGTTGAAGAATTCCGAGATTTGCTATTGGAATACATGAAAAAAGAGTACCCAGAAATGACAGAATACGTTTTTTCTGAGGAAGAATTGGCGGAAATCAACCGCATCAAGGAGACCAAGTTCGGTACTTGGGACTGGAACTACGGTAAATCACCTGAATTTAACGTCCGTCGTGGAACAAAATTCACTAGTGGTAAGGTTGAAGTTTTTGCCAACGTCATTGAATCAAAAATCCAAGATATCAAGATCTATGGTGACTTCTTTGGTATCGAAGATGTTGCTGCAGTAGAAGATGTCCTCCGTGGAGTGAAATACGAACGCGAAGATGTTCTTAAGGCCTTAGAAACTATTGATATTACACGCTACTTTGCTGGTATCAGCCGTGAAGAAATCGCTGAAGCAGTAGTAGAATAAATCAAAAAGAAGTTGCTTGTTTTAGCAGCTTCTTTTTATGAGTGATATTTTACATAAATAATTTTATGTATTTTATAAGCTATCCAAAGCATTCTTTTGTTCATCATTGACAATATGGGTATAGAGGTCAGTGACTTGTGTACTAGCATGCCCTAGCTGGTGGCTGACCAAAACTTGCGATTTAGTAGCATCATAGAGCCTGGTTGCTAAGGTATGGCGGAGTTTGTGGGGAGTTACACGGACTTTGAAGTCCTCAGAGTACTTAGCAACCATCTTTTCAACACTAGAAGCATCAATACGATTAGGAACACCTCGATAGAGTGTCAAAAAGAGAGCTGTATCCGTCTTTTCTGTCTTATAGCGTTGATTTCGAATGGCGAGATAATTCTCTATATAAGGCTTGGCAAAGGCAGCGACATTAACCGAGTCACGTTTCCCCCCCTTACGTGTGACATCAATAACCATCATTTTGAGATTAAGGTCTCTTAGATCCAAATTAACAGCTTCAGATAAGCGGACACCAGACGCCAAGAGAAGGGCAATAATGGCTAAATCACGTTCTTTATTTTTATTGAATGATGAGAGAGCGCGATTTGAGAGTTGTTGAGGGTACTCTTGGTCGATATAAGTTAGAAAACCTTCTGTTTCATCACCTAAAAAGAGTTTTTGCTTGATGTTTTCAGCTCTTGCAGCAAGGGTTTCTTTCTTTTTCTTAGTTGAAACTTTCTTCATTACATTACGATAGAAATAGGGTTCTCCTTGGTCATTTTCAACCTCCTCAGTTAGATATTTGTAAAGGCTAGAAAGTGCTGATAAGGTTCGATTGATGGTTGTCTGTGAAACGCCTTGTTTGGTTGTATTAGCATTCAGCAAAGGTCGTTCTCGTAGATAAAGGATAAAGGATTCCATATCTTTCTTTGACATGTTTTCCAAGACCGATAAAGGAATATCAGCCATTTTATCAGCATTTGAAATCCCAGACTCTAAAACCCAGCTGAAAAATCGGTCATATTCCTTGAGGTATTCGTACAAGGTTGTAAAACTGTAGGGCACAGCAAGCTTAGATTGGTAGTATTCCAGAACATACCAGGGCATGATTTGTTTTAGTTTGTCGATTCGTTCCAGTAAAATCTCACGTTTCATGTATTTTCTCCATAAATTAATCTACTAGTAGTATAGCATAGACTTATATATTTTTCAAGAAAATTATAGTTTTTCGGAAAGATACTATAAGTGTTTGATGGATTCTAGAAAAAACAAAGACCTGGTTCCACAATCATAAGAAACAGGTCTTTTGTGTGTATGTAATCCGGCAATATGTTTATATTTTAATTTCTCTAAAATATTGCAATTGCCATTTTTGTGTTGCTCGAGCTGTTGTATTTAAATTTGAGCACCAAGGAGGATAAAATCGCATAGACATTTTTCCATTGCTATCTTTTGTCGACAGAATGTTTTTACGAATAGCCACCTCGTTTGGAATAACGAATAGTCCCCTCTTATCATTATCAATGATAACGATTATAAGTTCATTTCCTAAGTCCTCATTGGTATAAGGAATGTTCTTGTTGTTTTGGTCTTTTTTCCAAAAAACTGTAAAATATCCTTCTTTTTTTGGTGTTCTTTTTGCCAAGCGGCATCTTTTATACCCTTGCTCTTCCTTTATCTTGATAAGAATACCTTCGTATTTTTCATTGTATTTTTCTTCAATGAAATCAAAATCACCATAAAAATTATATAAAACATCAAGTATTTTCATTATGATGTATGTCCTCCTTAGCAAATAACTTTTCCAAAGAATAATACTGTTTCCAACAAAATCAGCTACCGACTATGCACATCTTTTTTATGTACTACCATATAGCAGGATACCAAGATGATGAAGATTCTAATCAGGTAGGTTTCGTATCGATCAGTGTCTATGGTTAGCTGAGACAAGACGTTAATGATAGAATGTGTCATAACGCAAATCCAGAGATTTTTTGTTTTGATATAAAGAGCTGAGAGTATGAAAGAATTCGTCAGCAATCCAAATAAAAACGGTAGAGTTTGCAGAGTTGCTAGGGAGCCATCTATGTAAAAGAACAACAGATGCCAAATCGCCCAGCTGAAAAAGGTTAGGATTGTTGAGTAAAAATATGGCAACTTCTCTTGTAAAATTTGTTGAAAGACATATCGCCATCCAATCTCTTCTATACCACCAAAGACAATAAATTTGAAGAATATCAAAAATGGGAGATACCAGCTAAATTCTATCATTTTCCCACCAAACATTAGAAAAGAAAAATCAAGGATAATTAGGGAAAAAGATAATAAATAGTGTTTATAACTGGTATGAATGTTCAAAAAATCGTTAACGATCTTCTTAAAAGGAATATGAAAAAAGTGATTTGCAACAATGATTCCCCAAAGTGCTGAAGAAATGCCACCTAGAAAGATTCCTAAAATAGATAATAGATTGGACTGAACAGAAAAATGATTCAAGAGAAAGAAAAGGAGACAAACTGATACTATTTGTCTAAATGTGCCTAGCAAATATACCGCAATTGCCTTATTTCTTTTCATTGAGAATCCTTTCAATAATATTTTACGTAAAATAAATTATGTAAACAAAAGCTTACAACAACAAATCTTTGACTTTTCCAATTTCACTTTTTGGAATCACCAGGTGAATCATATCACCCAGATACATTCTAGTTGAGCCGTTAACGGTTTGGCTTTTGCCATTATGGACTTGGGTGGTGATGAGTACGTTATGTGGCAAGTTGAGCTCGTGAACCTGTTTTCCAGCGATTTTGTCAGACACAGGGATTTCTATGAGGGTGACTTCTCCTTCGTCTGTTGCTTCTTCTGGTAGCATTTTTTCGAGCATGGCCTCATAGACTGGTGCTCCCTTGAGCAGATCCATGACGATGTAGGCGACTAAGGTCACTAAGCCCAGTGGCATGAGGTTGCGAATATCCCCAACCATCTCAGTTACGAGGATCATGGCAGTTAAGGGAGCCTTGGAAATTGCCCCAAAGTAGCCACTCATTCCCAGAATGACAAATATAGGGAATTGTTCCTGACTGACAAGCCCAAGATTGACACAAATGACACCAACTAGGGCACCGAGTAAGGAACCAAGCGCCAAAATGGGTAGGAAAATTCCTCCTGGGAGGCCACTCCCATAACTAATCATGCTCCAAATAAAGCGGATCAAAAAGTAAGCTAATAGGACTTGGAAACTAAAATTTTGCTCAGTTAGGGAAAGAACAAGCTGATTTCCACCCCCAAGGATTTGTGGCAAGAAAATCCCGACTGGTATGATAAGGATAAAGGCTAGGATTGGATAATAAGCTTTATCCAAATGAATTTTTTGACCAATCCAGTCATAAATTCGACCAACATTGAGTACAGCTTTCTCATAGAGAAAACCAGAAAGCCCGAGAAAAACTCCCATAAGGAGATAAATCCAATACTGGTCTAGGGTCATGAGAGGAATGTTGTCTGGCATATCCAGTACGGGTGTTAGGCCAAATATGAGTAGTGAGACAAAGTTTGCTACGAGACTGGCTGCTAGAGTTGAGACCCAGAAAAAGCGGGAAAAATGGTGATAGACTTCTTCTACAACAAAGAGGAGACCTGCAATTGGTGCATTAAAGGCAGCTGCTAATCCTGCAGCAGCTCCACTGGCAATCAGGGAACGTTCCTCTACTGGGCTAGATTTGAGCCACTTGGCAATACCTTTACCACCAACTGCTCCAAGTTGAATACTTGGCCCTTCTCGACCTAGCATGAGCCCACTGGCAATAGCAAGAATTCCTAATACATATTTCTTCCAGAGAACACTCCACCAGTTAAGAGTCATGAGTCCCTTTAGTTCGGCTTCGACTTGAGGAATTCCTGAACCCTTGATATCTTTTTCTGACCGAGTTAGTTTCGCACTAAGCCAGCAAACTATTAAATAAAATAGACCAATGATAAAAAGATTGCGCACTAGGTGCGCTGGTTCTTGATAGAGTCCTTGTATCAGGTGGAAGCCCTTTTCGATTAAGAAACGAAAGGATCCGACGATTAGCCCGACGACGAGACCAACAATGACTCCTCGCCCAACTTGGGATAATATGGTGCTTGAGGCAAAGGCAAATTCTTTCTTGGAACTGAGTGTTTCTGACTGTTCCTCCATAATCATTTCCTCTTACTTGTCTTTCTTAGTTGAAACCAGTGTTTTGACTGGTTCAAAACTGGTTCGGTGAATTGGGGTGACACCTAATTTTTCCAGTCCTTCTAGGTGTTTAGCTGTTCCATAGCCTGCATTAGCTGTGAAATCATAGCCAGGATATTGGTTGTTATATTCCTTCATCAATTCATCCCGTGTCACCTTGGCCACTATAGATGCAGCTGCGATTGAGAGGGAGTTGGCATCTCCTTTGATGATTGCTGTTTGGGAAATCGACAAATCCAGTTTCATGGCATCTATCAAGAGGTGATCAGGTTGCGGACTGAGCTGGGAGATTGCTTCTTTCATGGCTAGTTTGGTTGCTTCATAGATATTGACTTGGTCAATGACTTGATTATCCATGATTCCAATGCCGATTGCTAAGGCTTGGTCTTGAACAGCATGATAAATTTCCAGATGTTTCTTTTTGGGGATTTTTTTACTATCGTTGAGGCCGTTAATCTTACAATTTTTAGGTAAAATAACAGCTGCAGCGACTACGGGTCCAGCCAGAGGACCACGGCCGACCTCATCAACACCTGCAATTAAGGCCACTCCTTGCTTGTAAAGTTCTTTTTCATAGGAAAGCATGGATTCCAAACGAAGGTCCTCATCCAGTTCAGCCTGTATGGCTTTTTTACGCTTGTTAATTTCTTTTTGAACTCCAGAGCGACTATCCTTTTCCAGTTCAAGAAAAAGGGGATTGTCTAATTCTTTGACAGTGGCAAGAAGTTCTTTAATTTCTTTAATCGTCGTCATCGATGTCGTCCAATGTATCTAAGGTGTAGTTACCGAGTTTTCCATCACGGACTTCCTTGACGAAGAGGCTGTAAAAGCGGTCGTAGTCGTCTCGGAAACCAAGGGCACGGGTCATATCCATGATGATAACAGGTGCTTCTTCTTCTATCTTCATTTGTTTGAAGCGTTCAGCTAGCTTTTCTGGATAATGTTTTTTGAAATAATTGAGACCAAAAATGGTCACTTCATCCATAGGAAGCAACTGGTCTTTAATGGCTCCTGTCAGGGCTAGTTTCAAAGCGACGGTTTCGTCTTCAAATTTAGGCCATAGAATACCTGGCGTGTCTAAAATTTCAAGGTCTTTATTGGTTTTGAGCCACTGTTGTCCTTTGGTAACACCTGGTTTATTGCCGACAACCGCAATCTTTTTCCCAGCCAAACGGTTCATGAGAGTTGACTTGCCGGCATTTGGAATTCCGATAATCATAGTCCGCAAGGTTTCGATCTTAATACCGCGTTCTTTCTGGCGTGCAATCTTATCAGCCATGAGCTTTTTAGCAGCATCAGTAACAACTTTTACAGTCACTTGCTCTTTGGAATTGATAGCCAGAGTTTGGATTCCCTGTGATTCAAAATACTGACGCCATTCTTTGGTCATTGCTGGGTCTGCTAGGTCAGCTTTGTTCAAAATCAAGAGTTTAGGTTTATCACCCACAATCTTGGTTAACATAGGATTTTGACTAGATAAAGGTAGCCGAGCATCCACCAAAATCGTTACAAAATCAACAAATTTTAGATTCTCCTGAACTTGCCGCCGAGCCTTAGACATGTGACCCGGAAACCATTGAATAGTAGCCATAATATTTTCCCCTTCCGACTAAAAAAAACGTAGTAAAAACGTTTTCTTTCTTACTACCTATTCTATCATAAATGAGGAACTTTTGCACAGGCTTTGACCACAATAAATGACAAATAGTATTGGTGCGAAACATCCTTGATGCCGGTCAGGATTTACTTGACTTTTTTTGCCAACAGGTATATACTTGGTGTATACTATTTCGTGGAGGTAGAGCGATGAATACAGTAAAGACTCGGAAGGTAGGGAATTCTCTCACTGTGACCATTCCTAAAAATTTAGGTATGACAGAAGGTCAAGAAATGGTTGTCTACAAAGGGATTGACGGAGTCATTGTCTTAGCTCCAAAACTGAAAGATCCTTTTGATGGGATTACTGATTTGAGAATGACAAATGATTTTGAAGGGGTAAGATCACTTGATAGCGAAATCTGACTATATTCCTGAAAAGCAGGATATCATTTGGCTGGACTTTGATCCATCAGTCGGTCGGGAGATTCAGAAAAGGCGACCTGCCTTGGTAGTTTCTAGGAGAGAATATGCCTTGCAAACTGGATTTGTGGCTGTCTGTCCTATCACTCATGGCCAACATCGTTTGGCAGAAAAAGGCTTGCTCGTTCCTGTCTCATCGGACAAGGTAGATGGTGCTGTCAATCCATTTCAACTGTATACCTTTGATTTTCGGATGCGTAATGCTCAAAAAATAACAAGAATGGACACGCAGTGTTTTCAGAAAGTTGTCCAACTTTACCAGTACATCTTTGGAGATACTTAAATCCTACCATGCATAGACAAGGTAGGATTTTTTCTATATGAGTAACCTATTTAAGAACGGGTGAAGGCAATTGAGAAGAATTCCTCTAATCCAGTTTTCTTGTGCAGATGATAGATGTTCTGCCTGAAGGCATTCTTTTAGAAAATCGCGGACTTGTTCTGGTGCAATTTCAAACTCAAAGGCTTTCATCTTGTAGAAAAAATCGATGAGATGCTCAGATAAGTATTCATCTGAAAAGGCTACTTCTCCACTTTTTCGAAATTCTAATAAGAGTCGAGAAAATCTAGCTTTTTCATCAGGTAAATCCCGAAAATAGGAATTAAGAAGCCAAGTCTGCTTCTGCTTTCGTTCAATAGGATCTTGATTTGCAATCCGCTGATCCTTTTCCAGCTCTTTCTGATTTTGTTTAGCCTTGATAGCCCGTTCTTCTCTATTCTTACCAAAGAGGATTTTCTCCCACTTTCGTTCTTCTTGGGTGAGAGTTTCTGTAAAGCCAAAGTAATCTTGATAGGCTCGTTCTGCCGGTCCCATGGCAAGAATGAGATTGTCAGCGTATTGCTTGGCGATTTTATCTCTTTTCTTGCGTTCTTTCTCTGCTTGAATCCGTAGATGCTGCTCGTAGTCGATTTTCTCCTTGCCTAGTTTGACAAGGTAGAGTTGGTCATCGGTCTTACCAAGTAGAAATGGTTTGATATATTTTTCAAGGACTTCTTCCATACGAGCCTTCTTCTTTGGATCTGCCTTGGTCCAACTTCCGCCTTGAAAGACCTCTAGGAAGAGCTGATAGTCTCTCTCAGGCGCGAATTGATTGCCACGATTGGCTTTGAAAACACCTTTCTCCCAAAACCATTTTAGAAGTCGTTCGTCAAAATCGCTTTTATTAACCTTGATTTTTTCCTTTTTCTGAGCCTTTCTAGTTAGGTTTTCAACTTTTCTGAGTAGTTTTTCTTCCTCTTCTAGTTGCTGATCGAGGCTAATACGATGAAAATGGCGAACACAGTCGCTTCCTATAGGGAAGAGACGTTGGCCTGTAACTCCGTTAAAGAGTTCGTAGGCGTATTTTATGGCGTTCCCACAAACACAATTACTACGGCCAATGCCATTAAAAATCAAGGAAACTTCATTCCATTCCTTGGTAGCTTGATCCCAAGTATCGGCTTTTGAAGCCTGTAAAACCGCATCGTGCAGGGATTTTCTAACTGGAAGTGTCACGAGGTCTCCTTTCTAATACTCAATGAAAATCAAAGAGCAAACTAGGAAGCTAGCCGTAGGTTGCTCAAAACACAGTTTTGAGGTTGTGGATAGAACTGACGAAGTCAGTAACCATATCTACGGCAAGGTGAAGC
This Streptococcus oralis DNA region includes the following protein-coding sequences:
- a CDS encoding type II toxin-antitoxin system PemK/MazF family toxin — its product is MIAKSDYIPEKQDIIWLDFDPSVGREIQKRRPALVVSRREYALQTGFVAVCPITHGQHRLAEKGLLVPVSSDKVDGAVNPFQLYTFDFRMRNAQKITRMDTQCFQKVVQLYQYIFGDT
- a CDS encoding ribonuclease HII, giving the protein MTTIKEIKELLATVKELDNPLFLELEKDSRSGVQKEINKRKKAIQAELDEDLRLESMLSYEKELYKQGVALIAGVDEVGRGPLAGPVVAAAVILPKNCKINGLNDSKKIPKKKHLEIYHAVQDQALAIGIGIMDNQVIDQVNIYEATKLAMKEAISQLSPQPDHLLIDAMKLDLSISQTAIIKGDANSLSIAAASIVAKVTRDELMKEYNNQYPGYDFTANAGYGTAKHLEGLEKLGVTPIHRTSFEPVKTLVSTKKDK
- a CDS encoding MepB family protein; the encoded protein is MKILDVLYNFYGDFDFIEEKYNEKYEGILIKIKEEQGYKRCRLAKRTPKKEGYFTVFWKKDQNNKNIPYTNEDLGNELIIVIIDNDKRGLFVIPNEVAIRKNILSTKDSNGKMSMRFYPPWCSNLNTTARATQKWQLQYFREIKI
- the lpdA gene encoding dihydrolipoyl dehydrogenase gives rise to the protein MALEVIMPKAGVDMTEGQIVQWNKKVGEFVKEGEILLEIMTDKVSMELEAEEDGYLIAILKGDGETVPVTEVIGYLGEEGENIPTAGAAAPESKPAPAASASNDDGKSDDAFDIVVIGGGPAGYVAAIKAAQLGGKVALVEKSELGGTCLNRGCIPTKTYLHNAEIIENIGHAANRGIVIENPNFTVDMDKLLETKSKVVNTLVGGVAGLLRSYGVTVHKGVGTITKDKNVLVDGSELLETKKIILAGGSKVSKINVPGMESPLVMTSDDILEMNEVPESLVIIGGGVVGIELGQAFMTFGSKVTVIEMMDRIVPAMDAEVSKNLRLILERKGMTILTDTKLQEIIEENGQLRIKVEGKDDIIASKALLSIGRVPDLEGIGDVEFELDRGRIKVNEYMETSVPGIYAPGDINGTKMLAHAAFRMGEVAAENALKGNHAVAKLNLTPAAIYTLPEVAAVGLTEEQAREKYDVAIGKFNFAANGRAIASDAAQGFVKVIADKKYGEILGVHIIGPAAAELINEASSIIEMEITVEEMLKTIHGHPTYSEVMYEAFADVLGMAIHSPKKK
- the mazE gene encoding type II toxin-antitoxin system PemI/MazE family antitoxin, producing the protein MNTVKTRKVGNSLTVTIPKNLGMTEGQEMVVYKGIDGVIVLAPKLKDPFDGITDLRMTNDFEGVRSLDSEI
- the xerS gene encoding tyrosine recombinase XerS, whose protein sequence is MKREILLERIDKLKQIMPWYVLEYYQSKLAVPYSFTTLYEYLKEYDRFFSWVLESGISNADKMADIPLSVLENMSKKDMESFILYLRERPLLNANTTKQGVSQTTINRTLSALSSLYKYLTEEVENDQGEPYFYRNVMKKVSTKKKKETLAARAENIKQKLFLGDETEGFLTYIDQEYPQQLSNRALSSFNKNKERDLAIIALLLASGVRLSEAVNLDLRDLNLKMMVIDVTRKGGKRDSVNVAAFAKPYIENYLAIRNQRYKTEKTDTALFLTLYRGVPNRIDASSVEKMVAKYSEDFKVRVTPHKLRHTLATRLYDATKSQVLVSHQLGHASTQVTDLYTHIVNDEQKNALDSL
- a CDS encoding CPBP family intramembrane glutamic endopeptidase, producing MKRNKAIAVYLLGTFRQIVSVCLLFFLLNHFSVQSNLLSILGIFLGGISSALWGIIVANHFFHIPFKKIVNDFLNIHTSYKHYLLSFSLIILDFSFLMFGGKMIEFSWYLPFLIFFKFIVFGGIEEIGWRYVFQQILQEKLPYFYSTILTFFSWAIWHLLFFYIDGSLATLQTLPFLFGLLTNSFILSALYIKTKNLWICVMTHSIINVLSQLTIDTDRYETYLIRIFIILVSCYMVVHKKDVHSR
- a CDS encoding lipoate--protein ligase translates to MKYIINHSNDTAFNIALEEYAFKHLLDEDQIFLLWINKPSIIVGRHQNTIEEINRDYVRENGIEVVRRISGGGAVYHDLNNLNYTIISKEDENKAFDFKSFSTPVINTLAQLGVKAEFTGRNDLEIDGKKFCGNAQAYINGRIMHHGCLLFNVDLSVLANALKVSKDKFESKGVKSVRARVTNIVNELPEKITVEEFRDLLLEYMKKEYPEMTEYVFSEEELAEINRIKETKFGTWDWNYGKSPEFNVRRGTKFTSGKVEVFANVIESKIQDIKIYGDFFGIEDVAAVEDVLRGVKYEREDVLKALETIDITRYFAGISREEIAEAVVE
- the ylqF gene encoding ribosome biogenesis GTPase YlqF, producing the protein MATIQWFPGHMSKARRQVQENLKFVDFVTILVDARLPLSSQNPMLTKIVGDKPKLLILNKADLADPAMTKEWRQYFESQGIQTLAINSKEQVTVKVVTDAAKKLMADKIARQKERGIKIETLRTMIIGIPNAGKSTLMNRLAGKKIAVVGNKPGVTKGQQWLKTNKDLEILDTPGILWPKFEDETVALKLALTGAIKDQLLPMDEVTIFGLNYFKKHYPEKLAERFKQMKIEEEAPVIIMDMTRALGFRDDYDRFYSLFVKEVRDGKLGNYTLDTLDDIDDDD
- a CDS encoding ClC family H(+)/Cl(-) exchange transporter is translated as MEEQSETLSSKKEFAFASSTILSQVGRGVIVGLVVGLIVGSFRFLIEKGFHLIQGLYQEPAHLVRNLFIIGLFYLIVCWLSAKLTRSEKDIKGSGIPQVEAELKGLMTLNWWSVLWKKYVLGILAIASGLMLGREGPSIQLGAVGGKGIAKWLKSSPVEERSLIASGAAAGLAAAFNAPIAGLLFVVEEVYHHFSRFFWVSTLAASLVANFVSLLIFGLTPVLDMPDNIPLMTLDQYWIYLLMGVFLGLSGFLYEKAVLNVGRIYDWIGQKIHLDKAYYPILAFILIIPVGIFLPQILGGGNQLVLSLTEQNFSFQVLLAYFLIRFIWSMISYGSGLPGGIFLPILALGSLLGALVGVICVNLGLVSQEQFPIFVILGMSGYFGAISKAPLTAMILVTEMVGDIRNLMPLGLVTLVAYIVMDLLKGAPVYEAMLEKMLPEEATDEGEVTLIEIPVSDKIAGKQVHELNLPHNVLITTQVHNGKSQTVNGSTRMYLGDMIHLVIPKSEIGKVKDLLL